A stretch of Acidimicrobiales bacterium DNA encodes these proteins:
- a CDS encoding ABC transporter substrate-binding protein — MIASPPSVRRLVVPLLVAALAVAGCGDDSGESTGTTTTTTTIADETDPGAEPDPPDATTTTTEPVVLTDSFRGVTSDAIKIGVTTVDLESLQGLVDLDHGSYGDAYRAIIDDVNAGGGVLGRRIDMVFEPFIPIGTVSSDEICARLVDDEQVFAVLGAMLGDAPLCYTELNDTALVGPGQTDARMARATAPWFSPMRNADDAARVIVNGVAEQGYFDGATVAVVAEATAQPQVESVVLPLLDDLGVTVVDVDYLEASLVDAAATIAEVGLMAERQQVEGADTILTIDGAGPRYAGGIEDLPYRPRILATSLGSLRGYIRDRGGRDLSVLAGSAAGNTNEQLGWWDDDVIQECIRIVEEATGTVILDPNTRGPEEPENIVSVAAACRQVRLFVAIAEAAGGDLTNESFAAAGQSLGDFHIPGLGLGHYDAENPDGNAPINLYEWDDSIQDLAATGVVLG; from the coding sequence ATGATCGCGTCGCCGCCGTCCGTCCGCCGCCTCGTCGTCCCTCTCCTGGTTGCCGCGCTGGCCGTCGCCGGCTGTGGCGACGACAGCGGCGAGTCCACCGGGACCACCACGACAACGACGACGATTGCCGACGAGACCGACCCGGGCGCCGAGCCCGATCCGCCGGACGCCACGACGACCACCACCGAGCCCGTCGTGCTCACGGACTCCTTCCGCGGGGTGACGTCCGACGCGATCAAGATCGGCGTGACCACCGTGGACCTCGAATCGCTCCAGGGCCTCGTCGACCTCGACCACGGGTCCTACGGCGACGCCTACCGGGCGATCATCGACGACGTGAACGCCGGCGGCGGTGTGCTCGGTCGCCGCATCGACATGGTCTTCGAACCGTTCATCCCGATCGGCACGGTGTCGTCCGACGAGATCTGTGCCCGCCTTGTCGACGACGAGCAGGTCTTCGCCGTGCTCGGCGCCATGCTCGGCGATGCCCCGCTCTGCTACACGGAGTTGAACGACACCGCCCTCGTCGGCCCCGGCCAGACCGACGCCCGGATGGCACGCGCGACCGCCCCGTGGTTCAGCCCCATGCGCAACGCCGACGACGCGGCGCGGGTCATCGTCAACGGCGTCGCCGAACAGGGCTACTTCGACGGGGCCACGGTCGCCGTCGTCGCCGAAGCGACGGCCCAGCCCCAGGTGGAATCGGTCGTGCTGCCGCTGCTCGACGATCTCGGCGTGACGGTGGTCGACGTGGACTATCTGGAAGCGAGCCTCGTCGACGCCGCCGCGACCATCGCCGAGGTCGGGCTCATGGCCGAGCGCCAGCAGGTGGAGGGGGCCGACACCATCCTGACCATCGACGGCGCCGGGCCCCGCTACGCGGGCGGGATCGAGGACCTCCCGTACCGGCCCCGGATCCTCGCGACGAGCCTCGGGTCGCTCCGCGGCTACATCCGCGACCGGGGCGGACGTGACCTCAGCGTGCTCGCCGGGTCCGCCGCGGGGAACACGAACGAACAGCTCGGCTGGTGGGACGACGACGTGATCCAGGAGTGCATCCGCATCGTGGAGGAGGCGACGGGCACGGTCATCCTCGATCCGAACACCCGCGGGCCGGAGGAGCCGGAGAACATCGTGTCGGTGGCCGCAGCATGTCGGCAGGTGCGCCTGTTCGTCGCGATCGCGGAGGCCGCCGGCGGCGATCTCACCAACGAGTCGTTCGCCGCCGCGGGCCAGTCGCTCGGCGACTTCCACATCCCCGGGCTCGGGCTCGGTCACTACGACGCCGAGAATCCGGACGGCAACGCGCCGATCAACCTCTACGAGTGGGACGACTCGATCCAGGATCTCGCCGCGACCGGCGTCGTCCTCGGATAG
- a CDS encoding alkyl sulfatase dimerization domain-containing protein, producing the protein MADLIELASRIIDTGDLTEPTNRITLELSEVADGLAIVEAFSHVWAVDTGDGLVLVDTSHANSGQAALDAIRAWRTEPVHSMVYTHGHIDHVGGSGAILAEAAANGAATPDVIAHEAVHDRFARYRETTGWNLAINARQFGGNVKRTDVVGATPDAFLPDDVASPNVTHDDGMTVTIGATTFEMHHANGETDDHTWIWDPDRKAVYVGDLFMWNFPNAGNPQKVQRFAGDWATALRAMVAKGPELMLPAHGLPIGGRDRVATALTTVAEALEYLVEETVALMNQGATLDTILHTVTLPDRFEGVPYLVPNYDEPAFVIRNIYRLYGGWWDGDPATLHPAPKAALGAEVAALAGGADALAQRALELVDQGELEVAGHLVQMAVDADPTNGAVHDARIAVYAARRAVATSLMSKGIYKSVINASKDAIAELS; encoded by the coding sequence GTGGCCGACCTCATCGAACTCGCGTCTCGGATCATCGACACCGGTGACCTCACCGAGCCCACCAATCGCATCACCCTCGAACTGTCGGAGGTCGCGGACGGCCTGGCGATCGTGGAGGCGTTCTCCCACGTCTGGGCGGTCGACACCGGCGACGGGCTCGTGCTCGTCGACACGAGCCACGCCAACTCCGGCCAGGCCGCGCTCGACGCGATCCGCGCCTGGCGGACCGAGCCCGTGCACTCGATGGTGTACACCCACGGCCACATCGACCATGTCGGCGGCAGCGGCGCGATCCTCGCCGAGGCGGCGGCCAACGGCGCGGCGACGCCGGATGTGATCGCCCACGAGGCCGTGCACGATCGGTTCGCCCGCTATCGCGAGACGACCGGCTGGAACCTCGCGATCAATGCCCGTCAGTTCGGCGGCAACGTGAAACGCACCGACGTGGTCGGCGCCACGCCGGACGCATTCCTGCCCGACGATGTCGCGTCCCCCAACGTGACCCACGACGACGGGATGACGGTCACCATCGGCGCTACGACGTTCGAGATGCACCACGCCAACGGCGAGACCGACGATCACACCTGGATCTGGGACCCGGACCGCAAGGCCGTCTACGTCGGCGACCTGTTCATGTGGAACTTCCCGAACGCCGGCAACCCGCAGAAGGTGCAGCGCTTCGCCGGCGACTGGGCGACCGCGCTGCGGGCCATGGTCGCCAAGGGACCCGAACTGATGCTGCCCGCGCACGGTCTGCCGATCGGGGGCCGCGACCGCGTCGCGACCGCGCTCACCACGGTCGCCGAGGCGCTCGAGTACCTCGTGGAGGAGACCGTGGCGCTGATGAACCAGGGCGCCACGCTCGACACGATCCTCCACACCGTCACGCTGCCGGACCGGTTCGAGGGCGTGCCCTATCTCGTGCCCAACTATGACGAGCCGGCGTTCGTGATCCGCAACATCTACCGCCTCTACGGCGGCTGGTGGGACGGCGATCCGGCCACCCTGCATCCCGCGCCGAAGGCCGCGCTCGGCGCGGAGGTCGCCGCCCTCGCGGGCGGCGCGGACGCGCTCGCCCAACGCGCGCTCGAGCTCGTGGACCAGGGCGAACTCGAGGTCGCCGGCCACCTCGTCCAGATGGCCGTCGACGCCGACCCGACCAACGGGGCGGTCCACGACGCCCGTATCGCGGTCTACGCCGCCCGCCGCGCCGTCGCCACGTCGCTCATGTCGAAGGGCATCTACAAGAGCGTGATCAACGCGTCGAAGGACGCGATCGCCGAACTGTCCTAG
- a CDS encoding FAD:protein FMN transferase, translating into MGTDVEIRLADSAGWLLSFAEDRVARFERMWSRFDPESELSALNRASGRPSIVSAATIELLAAAVDGFWRTDGLFDPRIIDSLEAHGYDRSFDRIDPAASVGGGPAPGGPIGRPLTIELLEEVAAVVLPRGERWDLGGIGKGFTADRLVEELWREGAGAVLVNMGGDMRMHGDAFGEPAWTVAIDHPLADGVLAEAHLHEGAVATSSRLTRRWHRRGAEAHHLIDPRTGAPAETDLVAVSVVASSAWWAEVLAKAALIAGRADGTALVERHGCSAVLVGTRTDDVTTVGDHIRLRVGV; encoded by the coding sequence ATGGGGACGGACGTCGAGATCCGCCTCGCCGATTCGGCGGGGTGGCTTCTCTCGTTCGCCGAGGACCGGGTGGCGAGGTTCGAACGGATGTGGAGCCGCTTCGATCCCGAGAGCGAGCTGAGCGCGCTCAACCGGGCGTCGGGTCGTCCGTCGATCGTGTCCGCGGCCACGATCGAGCTCCTTGCCGCCGCCGTCGACGGCTTCTGGCGCACCGATGGCCTCTTCGACCCCCGGATCATCGACTCGCTGGAGGCGCACGGCTACGACCGGTCGTTCGACCGGATCGATCCGGCGGCTTCGGTCGGCGGCGGTCCAGCGCCGGGGGGACCGATCGGCCGGCCCCTGACGATCGAACTCCTGGAGGAGGTCGCCGCCGTCGTCCTGCCCCGCGGCGAGCGCTGGGATCTCGGCGGCATCGGGAAGGGGTTCACCGCCGACCGGCTCGTCGAGGAGCTCTGGCGTGAGGGCGCGGGCGCGGTGCTCGTGAACATGGGAGGGGACATGCGGATGCACGGCGACGCATTCGGGGAGCCGGCGTGGACCGTGGCGATCGATCACCCGCTGGCCGATGGTGTGCTCGCGGAGGCGCATCTCCACGAGGGCGCCGTGGCGACGAGCAGCCGGCTGACCCGCCGTTGGCACCGTCGCGGCGCCGAGGCACACCATCTGATCGATCCCCGAACCGGGGCACCCGCCGAGACCGACCTCGTCGCGGTGAGCGTCGTGGCGTCCAGCGCCTGGTGGGCCGAGGTGCTGGCGAAGGCGGCGCTGATCGCCGGGCGCGCCGACGGCACCGCGCTGGTCGAGCGGCATGGCTGCTCCGCGGTGCTGGTCGGAACCCGAACCGATGACGTGACGACCGTAGGCGACCACATCCGACTGCGAGTAGGCGTATGA
- a CDS encoding ferric reductase-like transmembrane domain-containing protein — MNEQLWWYVARSGGILAWVIVTLSVLWGLALSTKVLGRRGAPAWLLDIHRWFAALSIVFTAVHVLALVADSYIYFGWSELFVPMASTYEPAAVAWGIVAFYLMVAIQITSLVMRKLPRKVWRYVHFTSFLVFALATYHGQAAGTDATNGVYRWTGLVLVQLVLFLLIVRLAAQRRFRKRTGGRPRAGVIATIL; from the coding sequence ATGAACGAACAACTCTGGTGGTACGTGGCGCGATCGGGAGGCATCCTCGCCTGGGTGATCGTGACCCTCTCGGTGCTCTGGGGGCTCGCCCTGTCCACGAAGGTTCTCGGCCGACGCGGCGCCCCCGCCTGGTTGCTCGACATCCATCGCTGGTTCGCCGCCCTCTCCATCGTGTTCACCGCGGTCCATGTGCTGGCCCTCGTCGCCGACAGCTACATCTACTTCGGGTGGTCGGAGCTGTTCGTTCCGATGGCGTCGACCTACGAACCGGCCGCGGTCGCCTGGGGCATCGTGGCCTTCTACCTGATGGTCGCCATCCAGATCACCTCCCTGGTCATGCGCAAGCTCCCGCGCAAGGTGTGGCGCTACGTCCACTTCACGAGCTTCCTCGTCTTCGCGTTGGCGACCTATCACGGCCAGGCCGCAGGTACCGATGCGACGAACGGGGTGTACCGATGGACCGGTCTGGTGCTCGTGCAGCTCGTCCTTTTCCTGCTCATCGTCCGGCTGGCGGCCCAGCGGCGGTTTCGCAAGCGGACGGGCGGTCGGCCCCGCGCCGGTGTGATCGCAACGATCCTGTAA
- a CDS encoding SigE family RNA polymerase sigma factor — protein sequence MSRETSDYADEFDAFFDDHYPAMIRSLSLITGDEQLAADAVQDAFVRAYSRWNRIRRYDRPDAWVRRVAINRSKDHFRAASRRRTYEERAAVPESVPSTDHRYDDGELVHRLLADLPRRQRVAVTLFYLEGLSVAEIAASMGITSGAVKFHLSKGRARMAPVLREEVR from the coding sequence GTGTCGAGGGAGACGTCCGATTACGCGGACGAGTTCGATGCGTTCTTCGATGACCACTACCCAGCGATGATCCGATCACTTTCTCTGATCACGGGCGACGAGCAGCTCGCGGCGGACGCCGTGCAGGACGCCTTCGTCCGCGCGTACAGCCGGTGGAATCGCATCCGCCGGTACGACCGGCCCGACGCGTGGGTGCGCCGGGTCGCGATCAACCGCAGCAAAGACCACTTTCGCGCGGCGTCGCGGCGCCGGACCTATGAGGAGCGAGCCGCGGTTCCCGAGTCCGTCCCGTCGACCGATCACCGCTATGACGACGGCGAGCTGGTCCACCGGTTGCTCGCCGATCTTCCCCGGCGCCAGCGGGTCGCGGTGACGCTCTTCTATCTGGAGGGGCTGAGCGTCGCGGAGATCGCGGCGTCGATGGGGATCACCAGCGGTGCGGTGAAGTTCCATCTGAGCAAGGGACGCGCTCGCATGGCGCCGGTCCTGCGGGAGGAGGTTCGGTGA